A region of the Limibacillus halophilus genome:
AGAGGTCTTGCTCTGCTTGCCTCGTCGTTGAAACCCTCAGATAGAGAGCCGCCCGCATTCCCGTTCCAGCCATTATGGTCTCCTAATTTTCCAGACTGCTAACCAGCAAACTATCAAAGAAACCGGAAAGCATTTCGATTTCCTCGCCTGTCACCGGCAGGACTTCGGGTAGATCGTGACTGACCCGGAGTCCGGTTTCACTATTATACTCGCCGCTATTATACCTGCCCTTGCTCGTGGCTTTTGCGACGGGCCGCCTTGTCTTTTTGGACGAGGCCGCTTTGCTTTGGCCGTCGCTATTATGCTCGGGCGTATGATGGCTGTCGCTCAACCATGAAAACCTCCTTTCCTGCCTGGATCAATTCCGGCCCTTGCCATGCCATACCCGCCCTTTAACGCTCTGCCCGGAAGAGGGCGCGCAAATCGGCTATCAGGCCGCGCTCGCCAAACTCCTCCAGGGTGATCTTTCTGAAAGCCTGGAACTGCTCCGGCGGCAGGGAGGCCTGCGCCAGGTCGATGATCCGGGTCTTGCGATGGTTGATGAGAGAGAGAATCGACTTATACATTACCAAAGCCCATAGCTGTATTTGGTGATCCGTGCGGCCACGTCTTGCTCCCAGGTGTAGGGGTCGTGGTGCAATTTGAGGTGGCTCAGAAGCTCTGCGTGGACCTCCTCAATCGTCAGGGGTGCAGTTGCACCCTTGAGAAGGCCAAGAACTGCTGCGAGGCCTTTTAAGCCGCCGTGGAGGGACTTCGTCTGCTGAAAGAGCCGCCAATTCAGGGGCGCTTGCCGGTCGATCTCCCGGATCAGGCCTGTTTGATCGAGGGCGCTAATATCTTGCAGAAGTCCCTGCCAGAGAGGATGGAGCGGCCAGCGAGAGCGGTTGCTGTCGCCCGAAGGCTTGCGCAGGGTCGTGTGACTGTTCGCCAGCTCACGCAGGATATCGCCTTGATGGATGCCGATCTCGGTCGGATTGGTGATGCCGCCGGGCGCCAGGCGCTCGCGCCGTATTTGAAACTCGACCCGCCAGACATTTTCTTTCTGACCCCAAAGCTGATGGAAGAAAACCTTGCCGCTTTCCTGCTCGATCTCCGCCGATTTGTCATAGAGACGCACCACCACCTCGCCGCGCCCGAAGGTGAGGGTCTGCACCAGGCCATGCTCCCGGTAGATGGCGTCCTTGCTAGCGCGTGTGACGAAGTGATCCGCCGCGAAATCGACCAGCGGCAAGTCATAGTCAAAGCTCCAATCAATACGGGATACGGAGCTGGGCCTGTATAGTGCGCCATTGATGGCTTCCAGCCAGGCGTTCAGGCGCGCCAGGAGCGCGGCATAGCCATGGCTCCAGAGACCCTTGCTAGAGAATCGCACATGGCAGCTTGGCTGCATCTTCTCAGTCAGACGGATTTCGAAGTCTTCATTCACCAGCACGTAACGGTAGGGATGGAGACCATAGGGCATGAGGGCGAAGCTCTCGCCACCAATCGTTATCTTGGCGACCTCATCGCGGCGGCTCTCTTTGAGGCGCTGCTGCTGATAGGCCAGCTCATCGAAGTCCAGCCAGCTTTCGCCCATGGAGACGAAGTAGGAGACATAGAGACTGTCGATGCCGCTCAGAAGCAGGCGCGGGCGCTCACTGGTCATGGTCGCCGCGATCCGCAGTGGCTCCAGCGCCATAGAGCTTATCCATGACCTGGGTGAGATTGATCAGGATCGAGCTGACAGGCGCGCTTTCCAGGACTGTCTCATCGCCATCGAAGGCTTCTATGCCGTGGAAGAAATGAATGCTGGCCTTTGTGAAGCGTCCGCTATCTGGATCGACCTGCCAGGAGACCTGGGCAAAGGCCGGTCCTTCCTGAGTCTCCGAGGCCATCACCAGGTCGTTGTCATCCTCCCAGGCGTCATAGAGAGCCTGGGCGGCAGGCTTGAGGACTTCCAGGGTCGCGCCGTAGCGCGCCAACTCCAGAAGGATCGCCGCGATCCAGGGTGTCGGCTCGGTCTCATAGAGGCGCGGGATGCCGGTGCCGGTTTCCTTGCCGCCGACCGTCTCCAGAAGGTCGTTCTGCGTCCAGTGGCGAAGCTGGCGCATGGTCTTGGCGATGTTCGCCGCGCTCAAGGAAGGGGCGATCAACTGTGCCAGCGCCTTGACGGTGAGATAGTGTCTTTCTGTAACCATGTCCTACGATTCCCAAAGTGATAATCCCTTATAAGACAAACAATGTCTTTCAATCAAGCTTAAAAGACATTCAGTGTCTTTCATCCTCCTTTGGAGCAAACAGGGCAGGGCTCAGTCATAAGCGCCAGGAGAACGTGCGGCTGCCGTCTCCCTCAAGGCCAGGCCGTGCTGCGCACGGTCGCTGGCGCGAGCCTTGACCGAGCCGGAGCCTGCACGTTAGGGGCTTGGCATGACTAAGCCAGAGTCTACCCCCATGGGGTGAGAGTTCTGGACAGAACAGTCCTATCGGTAGCAATGTAACGTAATGTATTTTAAACCCCCCGTGTTACTGATCACGGGGGAAAGGGGAAAGTAATGCCCAAGAGGTCGAGGCGTCGTCGCAGCCAGTTTTTAAGCCCATATCGTCTCGACGACACATATTTGCGCAGGCCTGACCGCAAATATGGCCGCCCAGGCATCCTTTCAGGTATTGATGATCACGGCAATCCCGTGTTGGTCAAAATATGGCCAAAGGCCAAACACACCTCGGACTCAGAACTAAGAGAGATTTGGCATCACGAAGTCCGCCAGCTCCATCGTTTGGGGGGGTACCCTAACGCTTTTGATGCTATAGCAACGCTCCAACAAACTGGCTTTGACGACGACGGATTCTATCTAGTATTGGACCCTGGTCAAAGAAAGCCTCTTTCAAGTGTTCTCGCACATGCTTCTTCTATTCACTGGATAAAGAATCAACGTGTGTCTCTCAACAGAGCAAAGTTGTGGAGAAACTTACTTCGAATTTCTACAGGATTAGAAACCTTACACACACAAGGTCTCCTTCATAAGAACCTAGACAATTGGGCAATATTAACCACTGGTGGGGAGGAGCCTGATTTCCAGCTGACTGGATTTGAATGGTCCATACGTTTAATCGGGGCTGCCGCCGGTAGACGCTCCGCACGCGGACCGGACAGCGCTTATGGTGAGCAAGTATCATTCTTGCAAGACTGGAGAGATTTTGGTCGGCTAGCAGCTGAATTAATGAATCTTTCGGTTTGCCGCCTTGAAGATCCAAAAATACCGCTATCTGCGGTCTCAGAAAATCTAGTGCTGGACGAAATTCGGCTCCTTAGACACCTCGTTCAGGTGGAACACTTGGACCGCTTGGATGGCGAAGTGGTTGAAAGACGGATTCAGGAGGTTCTTCGGGTCTTAGAAGCCGATATTGCGCATCAAGACGTCAAGTTTCATCTCGTCGTCTCACTGGGAACAAATTCTAGGTTATCTCAAAATATTAGAGAGGCATCAGAAGATGTGATCGAAATTACATCTGACCGAGAGCAAATAGAATTTATTGAAGATGATTTGAGCGAAGTTCCTATTTTGTTTGCTATTAGAATCGGAGATGGCTCGAATTTCAGATTAGCCATTCGAGGGACAAAATTAATCTATCGTATAAAGGAATATTCGCCTAGATCAGAAGGCGCTGCACTAACTTGGGAGCTCGCATATTGCGATAGTGTGGAGCTTCAAAGCCCCAATCCAAATAAGATCGTCGATTCAATTCCCCTGCAATCAAACTCGCTTGAAATTTTACAATTGAGAGAGGCGCACGAACGATTCAGCCGTATGCGTGGAAAAGTCCGTAGTTGGGACACACTGCGGCGGGTGTTTAAGGTTGATAAAAAGTTCGCGGCTCGTGACAAACAGCATCATAAAGCCTTCGCAATTACCCAGTTCCTTGAAGCGCTGTATGCCGCCACAGACGCTTTTCCTGTGAATGTACGAAATGTAACTGGCAATTCTGAAAATGAAATGAACGCAATTATGATTACCGTTCGGGAGGACTTGGGGCGCGAGGCACTCGCAAAAGAAATGGGGTTTAAGTCACCATCTATACGCCTAAATGAAGCGCTAATGCAGGACCGACGGAGTGACGAATGGGTTCTTACCGAAGCGCAGCATGTTGGCAAAAGTGAATTCACAGATACGTCATGGCGTTTCGACAAGGAATTTGCAGGGTCGAAAAAAGCGCCAGAGTATCGATTTGTTGGAACTGATCTGTCTCCACCCCTTCATAATCCCATCTTGATTCCAGGCGACTTTGTGGGAAGAGATAAACAGCTCCAGCGTCGGCTTAAAGCGCTCAGAGCACTTGCAGATCATGCCGAATTACTATGGATGCTAGTCGATCCTAGGAGGCGGATATTAGACACGCATGATTCCATCGATAATGGCAATGTTCTTGCTAACTTAGACGATTCAAAAATACAGGCGCTGAACGCTATTGTTGAAACTTTGCCGCTTTTTTTAGTTCAGGGTCCCCCGGGCGTCGGGAAAACTCACATGATAAGAGAGCTTGTCAAATACATATTCGAAAAGGACCCAACAACGCGATTGCTTCTTAGCGCACAAAGCAATGCGGCCGTAAACCATCTTATGGAAACTCTTGACAAGGCTCTGGTAGGCGACCGAGACGATATACTGATTGTCAGATGCCGACCCCGCGACAGTCACAAGGACGCCGGTCCATATGAAATTGGAAGCCAAGTTGGCAGTATAATTCAACGATTTGCGCAAAGCGAACTGGTCTCTAGTTCACCAGATAACCTGCGTGAATCTGTCATGGCGCTCAAGGCAGAACTGAGCGGCGATGATACCAACGATGAGAATTTGAAGGGCCGGGGAGTGGCACCTCGATACTCAAAACAAGCCGTAGAAGGGCTAATAGTGAGAGCCGCAAACGTTGTCTTTGCCACCACCAACTCTTTTGAGTTAGAGCGTCTAATTGAAGAACGTGGTCAGTTCGACTGGTCGATCATAGAAGAAGCTGGGAAGGCAACGGGTGGAGAGCTTGTTGCCCCGTTACTTTTGTCATACCGGCGGCTTATGATTGGGGATCATAAACAGCTGTCCCCCTTTGGTTCGGAACAAATCATTCGGCTCCTTGAAGAACCAGATACTCTGCGCAATGCAATGATCACTGGGAAGGAATTTGTAAGCCGTACACTGCGTGATCCATCTACTGACGAAATATTGGATGAAATTGATGAAGAGGCGGGAGAGGATTTTGCAGCACTATGTGCGACCGCAATCGATTGCCTTCTTTTGTTCGAGTCGCTTATCGAAGCCGAGTTTAAATTGTATGCCCGTGGAGCTAAGGCGCGGCAAATAGCCCATCGACTTAATCAACAACATAGGATGCATCCGGCGATCGCTCGCGTAATCTCTCGGTGTTTCTATGATGGCGATCTGCATACGCATCCGTCCGCAAAAAAACGCTTCGAGAAGGAGCCTTGTCCGATCAAGTCTCTTGACCCAAAGCGCTTGCCGGATGCGCCGATCATGATGATTGACATGCCATACGTTCAAAGCACAGTCGGCATGCTCGGCGCAGAAGCCCACCCCCGGTGGCACAACCCTGATGAAATCGAAGCTATACTAAAAGCTGTTATGTTGATTGGGCGGAACCCAAAGTCCTCAGAAATACCGACCATGGCGATCCTGTCGCCTTATCGTGAGCAAGTCATCCGACTGCAAAATCGAATAGACGAAGATTCTTCAGTGGGTTCACATTTGAGTCAATTTTGCGCTGCCGTGAGTCCAGGAAACTACTGCGGGACAGTTGATTCATTCCAGGGAAATGAGGCTGATGTTGTCGTTGTATCATTGGTCCGAAACAATCACCATTCAGGTATCAGAAGCGCTCTCGGATTCTTAAGCGATTCGCGCAGAATGAATGTTCTGCTTAGTAGAGCTCGATGGCGTTTAATCTTGGTCTGTTCATCCAAATTCCTTGAGCACGTATTAAGAGCAGAACAGTTCAAAGGTGAGCGGTGTAATACCTATTTCTTATCAGAGATGCTCAAAGCAATTGAAGATGAGCGCAAAAATAGTAATGCGGTAGTAGTTCCTTCCGATAGGCTTTTGAGGCTTGCAAGATGACAATCGTCCAGGTCGCGGTTCCAGTTCTACAAGGTCGCCGCAACTTTCATTTTGACAAGGGCCGCCCTTGGAGCATTGTTGAACATGTTTTGCTCGCCGGGCTTATCGATGAGCCATTGACTGCTGCGGAGCTTGCTGAACGTGGCAATATTCCAAAGCGCGTCGCAATTGAGGCTTTGATACGTTTAATGCGTGCTGGTTGGGTGGAGATGTCGCAAAAAAGCGCTGCTGTTCGTTTTGTTGTCACTCACCGAGGAGCCGCCGCCGCTACATATAATGAACTACCGAATGCGTCTAGACGATTGAGTCGGAGGATGAACTTTGTCATAGACCAAGTTACCGGCACAGTATACCGCAGTCGCGAGCTACCTTTCGTTCATGAACATGTCTTGGACGAACGAGCCAAGCGCGAAAGAATAGTGAAGCTTGAGCGAGCTGAGAGAGAATATTTAGACGAGGTAAAACCACTCGTTGAAGCATTATTTTTAGACGACGAAAAATTCATTTCTGTAGATCCGCATGGCGACCGATTATCAAAGCGATGGTCTCTTGTTACTGTCCGTGATGGCGAACCTGATGGACTCACAACTCGCGCTCCTGCGTCACTAATAGAGATCATAAAATGTGCAGCAAAGGCCGCGCCCAATCTTCCAGCAAAAGGAGATTTCGCGTTCTTTGAGCCACCTCAAATTGCGGTTCCTTCTGCAAGTTTATTGCCAGGGGAGCACTTCATCGATTTTTCGGCTCGAGATATTATTCTTGGAGGTTCAGATCACCGTGCGGTGTTTGAAGCAGCCGTGAAAAAAGCGCGACACCGAATACTTATTCATTCGACCTTTATCTCGGAGAACCGTTTCAACGAACTGCTGCATCTTCTAAAGGAGGCTGTTAACCGAGGGGTCAAAGTTGACATTCTTTGGGGACAGGAGGCGCAATCAGAAAGCAATAGCACCACGCGTCATGCAGTTGGCCTAATCAGGCGTATGTTGCGCGAGGAAGGTATCGAAATGCTGCGCGTACATCCGTTCTCTACAGGGTCACACTCTAAGGTTCTGATTGCCGACGAAGGCTCGACAGATAAATTCTTTAGCATTGTCGGCTCCTGCAACTGGCTTTCTACCCAGTTTCAATCCTTTGAGGCTTCAGTTCGACTGAAGGATCCAGCCATTGTTGCTGATGTTGTTTACCAAATGGCCGAGTTGTCGAAAGGCTCGCGCGGCATATGGACTGACTTCACAAATGAACTTGCTGCGCTTGCTGCTCATCTTAGAGCTAAACCCATAAAATCAAATGGCGGAGCTCTTGCCCAAATTGTCATAGGTTCACGCCATGCTGATCTCGTTAGGCAAGCACGCGATGTTTGCGAAAGGCGAATGTTTGTTGTCAGCCACCGTTTCGGCGTAGCTGGCGAGTCAGCAATATTAGCCCCGGCACTAGCTGCTGCAAAAGCGAAAGGTGTTGATGTTAATGTGTTTTATTGCACCACGAGCGGCCTCTTAGGTGGCGATGCTGCAGCAGATATGACAATAGATGTGCGCGAGATGGGGGTAGAGATCAGACCTGTTCGAAAACCACGCATTCATGCCAAGATATTAGCATGGGATGATGATGCAGTAGTAATCACTAGCCAGAATTGGCTATCTGCAGATCCTCCCGATACCAAGCCCCGACAAGAGATTGGTGTTTTTATTAAGGCGCGCGGTTTGGCCAAAAACGTTATTGAGCGGTTTGCGGCGGCTCACTTGGAATAAGAACTATTCTGCAAACCAAGTGGAAAAATCATACACAGATTTCAACTGAAACGCGGGCCATTGGATATCAGCCACCATTTTTAAATTGAATACCTCGCTTGACTTGTATCCTACCAGGTAGAGCCAGTTTTACCTCCCAGTGCCCACTTTCATCCCCTAGGGGACGCCATTTCTTTCCCTTTCCAGCAGATCCCTTCACTCCGGTAGTCCGGCCCGGCGCAAACAGTCGCGGAGTTGTTGCATTCTGGTCGCGTCCTTCAAGGGTACACGATCGAGGTCTGCGATGCTTGCGTGGGGCAAGGCCTCGTGGCAGTAGGCAATCGCAGCTCTCGCTTGTTCCAGCCGACCAGACATCACATGGCCAGCGGCTAGAAGGTAATGTCCAAAATACCATTGTGGCATGCGATGGACCGCGCGATTCGCCCACTCAATGCAAGTGTCGTAGCGTCCGGCTAGAAAGTGGGCGAGGGCGATTCCGGTAAAGCGGAAGAATATACTGGGGTCGCGGGGGTTCGACCGGATTGCGATTTCCTGATTGGCAATTGACTCCTCCAAGCGGCCAACCAAGCTCAGTGCAGTGCCTAGGCTACCATAGGCGAGGGAACAATTTGGGTTTAGCTCCACAGCGCGTTCCAATGCCGCGATGGACTCCTCGTGCTTATGGAGGCCCCAGCAGGTGATGCCCAGAGCCCAATGGGCATATTCGTTCCTGCCGTCCAGTCGTGTTGCTCGGCGCGCCAGTTCGTGCGCAAGGGTCATTGTTTCGACGAAGTCGTCGGCAAAGCCCAGGATTGCACTGTGGTGGTGAATCAGCGCGAGGACCATGTTGGCTTCTGCGCTTTCGGGGGCGTGGTCCTGCGCGCGTTTCAGCAGGACTTTTGCGGTTGTGAAGCTTTCCGGCGTGAAATCGTAGAGCAAATGCCAGGCGCGCATTGTCAACTCCCAGACCGTTAGATCCGGACGCGTACTACGCTCGACCGCGCCACTCGCAGTCAACTGAACGCGGGTTTGTATGGATGCCACGACGTTACGGGTAATCTCGTCCTGGAGATCAAAGACATCTGCAAGTTGCCGGTCGTAGCGTTCAGACCAGATATGGCCACCGGTCGTTCCGTCGATGAGCTGCGCGGTAACGCGAACCCGATTACCGGCCTTGCGAACGCTGCCTTCCAGTACATACCTGACGCCTAACTCCCGGGCGATCTGCGGGACACCGATGTTAGTGCCCTTGAAAGTGAACGTTGTGTTGCGCGCGATGATAAAAAGCCAGGGAGATCGAGATAACGCGGTGATGATGTCTTCTGATATGCCGTCCGAGAAAAATTCCTGTTCCGGGTCGCCGGACATGTTTTCAAAGGCCAACACGGCGATTGAGGGCTTGTCCGGCCGGCTTGGGAACGCCTTGGGCCGATCAACGAGAGTTGCGTTAGTCGTTTCGAAGAACCTGTGCAATTCCAACTTCGAGGAAACACCTAGCTTACGGTAAACAGTTGTTAAATGCGTTCTTACGGTCGAAGGCGCGATGCAAAGCCGGTCCGCAACCTGCCTGTAGCTTTCGCCGTTGGCAAAAGCCTGTGCAATTTCCTGTTCTCTAGGGCTCAGCGGTTCGATTTTCACCTCGGTATGTTCCACTCCGCTCCTACAAGAAACCTCTAGTAACGATCGCCCATTCCTGAACTATAGCTAAATTACCGGTCGCAAAATACAGCATTTGCAGGATGCCAATTACTGCAACTGCTTGATTCTAATCATGTTTGAAGCGTCGTAGTCTAACAAGTGTACCTACTGTAATGTATGGAGGTTGGAAATGTCCTACGCAAAGGCTGCAAACATGAACAATGATCGAGTGAATAGCGCCGCGATCGTTCAGCGAGGCTGGGAGGCCGTTGCTCGGGGCGATTGGGATGCGGTGGTAGCGGATTATACCGAGGATATGGTTTTCGTAATGCCGGGCCAGAATGATCTATTGAAAGGGAAGTCGGCGTTCCGGGATGTATTGGATAACTTGGGTGCTGGTTTGCCGGTAGGTTTCAGCATCGATTCTATCCGCCAAATCGGCGACGGAGATGAAGTGGTGTCGATCGTCGAATGGAAGAGCGAAAAAGTCCCTGAGGGAAGCCAGCTCAGCGTGCTTTTCAGGTTTTCTGATGGAAAGATTGCCGAAGAGCGCTGGTTCGTCGATACCGAGCAGTGGAAAGCCGCGTTCTAATGATCGGATCGTTCTGAGCAGGCGTGGGGATGTCGTAACAGGCATCCCTGCGGCTTCGGTAATCCTAGTCATCGAGCAGTGGCAAAGAAGAACCAGACTGCCAGGCGTTGATCGCTTTATTCCACTGGTCGGCCGATCACATCCCCTTTACCTTACTTACAATTCTAACTTCCGGTTCGTCGGCATCTGACGCGGCGGATTGGCTCGCGAAGAATTGGCAGGCCAAATGCCAACTGCGTGAGATTGAAGGGCGAAAGAATTGACCGTCGCAAAGGGTAAATCCGTCGCGGTAATCGGCGGTGGAATACAGGGATTGTGTGTGTCTCTTGCGCTGGCCCAACGCGGCTGCAAGATTGATCTCTTTGAGGAGAATGCGTGCCTTATTTCCGAGGCCAGCCTGTGGAACGAAGGGAAAATTCACCTAGGGTTCGTTTTTGGGAATGATTCCACGTCTCGGACTGCCGCCTTCCTGATGAAAGGGTCGCTACGCTTCAACGAATTGCTGAGCCATTGGAGTGGCGGAACACTGACGGAGAGCGAGATATCTACCCCATTCCGCTACGCGGTTCATAGGGATTCTCTCCTTTCTCCTGAGCAGGTTGATGCGCATTTTTCCAGCATACAATCGCTCATCGAGCACTATGATGAAGATCAGCGCCGCGCCTATTTCGGGTTCTCCGACAGGCGGATTTTTCGGCGTCTTGACGACACTGAAACAGCACGGGATTTTGACACAGACCGTGTTGCGGCTGTCTTTGAAACCGGGGAGCGTTCGGTCGATCCTCAAGCGGTGGCGAGGCGTCTTACCCAGGCTGTTATGGCTGAAGCCGGGATCACCGTATTGCTCGGCCAGCGGGTGGACTCCTGCGTACAGGACGACAAGGGGACACCCAGCATTTCACTGACTGCCGATCCCGGTCAGCGACATTCCTACGACGCGGTTGTCAACGCCACCTGGCGTGACCGCTTGAGGCTGGATGCGACATTCGGCTGGAAACCGGACCGGCCCTGGCTATTTCGCTATAAGGTGGCTCTGCACACGGAAAGCCTCTGTGATACCGATGATCCCAGGCTGCCTTCGACCACCTTCGTACTGGGCCCCTACGGGGCTATCGTCAACTTCGGCAAGGGCCGCTACTACCTCTCCTGGTATCCGACCGGTTGTATCGCGTCCACCCAGGCGCTGGTTCCCAGCAATCCCTTGCTCGGGCTCTGCGACAGTGCCAGAGCGAAGCTAGAAAGTGATATCATCAAAGGGCTTGCACAGCTCGTACCAGCCTGTGCCGATCTCGACTTGCGGGCTGCGCAAACTAAGCTCGGCGGCGGACAGATTTTTGCTTGGGGCCAGGGAGATATCGACGATCCACAAAGTCAGTTGCACCAGCGATTCGATATCGGCCCGCGCAGCGCCGGGCGTTATCATTCGGTCGATACAGGCAAGTATTGCATGGCACCGTTGTTCGCCGAACAGATCGCTGAGGGCATCTGCCCGAAGAGCTAAGGAGATCAGCGCAGCCATGGCAGAAGTATCAATCTGTATCCCAGCTTACCGGGCCGCCGGTTTCATTAGGCAAACGCTGGACTCGGTGCTGAATCAAACACACTCCGAAATTCGTGTGCTGGTATCGATTGATAGTAATGACGACGACACGGAAACGATTTGCCGAGGCTACAGCCCGCCGGGTGGCTTGCGTATCTGGGTTCAGGAAAGAAACCTCGGTTGGGCGGGGAACGTGAACTTCCTGCTTGATCAGGTCGATACGCCGTACTTCGCGTTACTACCGCATGACGACCTGCTGGAACCGGACTACATCGCAGCGCTGCTGGAGGCTTTGAAGCAAGCGCCAGATTGTGTTTTCGCGCAATCACATATGCAGCAGTTCGGCACAAATGAGAATTTGAGAGTCGCCACGGAGTTGCGCGGCAATCTGGATGAGCGCCTGTTACAGTTTTATCTGAAAGGCGCAAGCGGCCTTCCTTTGCGTGCCGTAACCGACTCCGGCATCCTGAAACAGGGGCACAGGTTGCGCTACAACCGTCACGACAGTTTCGCAGCAGAGGTTCTTTGGGGTCTGGAAGCGTTGTGTTATGGCGGCGGATGCGTGGTGCCTCGCCCTCTTTACCTCAAGCATACACGGCCTGACAGTCTTATTCCGGGCCGTAAAGTATGGTCACCGGCGAAGCGCCTCGATGCTCTGCGGATTCATTCTGCGCAGGCCAAGCGGGTTCTCATTGAACATATTGAGAATCCACAAATGCGGGTGCTTGCATTGATGGCCTGTGATGCCTGGGGGCAGAAGTACATTGAAACTGCAAAGTATTTCGAGCTTGAGAACGCACCCAAGCATGGAGAGGTATTGCTACCGGTTCTTTCGCAAATGCCCGTCGAAGGGGACGCGGCCATCGATCAAGCTGGGATCGACAGTCTGCTCAAAGACCCCAGAACGAGCATGATAAAATCACGTATGCGGTTTGCTGACGGTCTTCGGCTAATGCACGACGGAAAGATGGCCGATGCCGCCCGTTTATTTAGAGAGGCCTTTGAATTGGATCGGAACAGCCCGCAGGCGCTCTTGCGGCAGGGGCACTGCCTGATCAAGAACAAGCAGTTCGATGACGCTCTAGAAATCGCTGACTCCGGAGGATCTCTTTTCCCCATGAATGGAGAGTTCGCTGTCCTGGGAGCC
Encoded here:
- a CDS encoding glycosyltransferase, giving the protein MAEVSICIPAYRAAGFIRQTLDSVLNQTHSEIRVLVSIDSNDDDTETICRGYSPPGGLRIWVQERNLGWAGNVNFLLDQVDTPYFALLPHDDLLEPDYIAALLEALKQAPDCVFAQSHMQQFGTNENLRVATELRGNLDERLLQFYLKGASGLPLRAVTDSGILKQGHRLRYNRHDSFAAEVLWGLEALCYGGGCVVPRPLYLKHTRPDSLIPGRKVWSPAKRLDALRIHSAQAKRVLIEHIENPQMRVLALMACDAWGQKYIETAKYFELENAPKHGEVLLPVLSQMPVEGDAAIDQAGIDSLLKDPRTSMIKSRMRFADGLRLMHDGKMADAARLFREAFELDRNSPQALLRQGHCLIKNKQFDDALEIADSGGSLFPMNGEFAVLGARAAFGLHRLDESRAFAELALEYPQQRRSAEAFLAMIAKMQSAC